In Myxocyprinus asiaticus isolate MX2 ecotype Aquarium Trade chromosome 46, UBuf_Myxa_2, whole genome shotgun sequence, a single window of DNA contains:
- the LOC127436189 gene encoding harmonin-like isoform X1, with protein MCYIIDWPKRFLKIFLQQISHHQVELLIDNEAEKDYLYDVLRMYHQSMDLPVLVGDLKLVINEPKRLPLFDAIRPLIPLKHQVQYDQLTPKRSRKLKEVRLDRTHPEGLGLSVRGGLEFGCGLFISQIVKDGQAGNVGLQVGDEIVRINGYSISSCIHEEVINLIKTKKIVSLKVRHVGMIPAKSSTDDPLKWQFVDQFVSESRERKSSVAGLASIGGKEIKEKKVFLSLVGTKGMGISISSGPTQKPGIYVSNVKPGSLSAEVGLQVGDQIVEVNGVEFTNLSHQDAVRVLKSSRSLTITVLTGAGREFFMTDEEQLALESRRELDRQELMHQKRAALESNKIIKEQQEKERQRNMEISQKAAEEEERYRKEMERIEAAERKHHKEWEEDWGSKEKSKTPSPSPSPSPSPTPPARLAPSPKPKNSTDEASEHSDEEEEEGFQKYVDEFDPYSMFTAEQMAGKDVRLLRIKKEGKLDLAIEGGIDSPLGKIVVSSIYEGGAADKHGGVVEGDEIMAVNGKILTDVTLAEGQTSLTQAWHSGGDWIDLVIAVSPPKEYEDEVPKAASVRPTAKKKVFQGSASVYRQGYVLQMRSPHPPP; from the exons ATGTGTTACATCATTGACTGGCCAAAACGCTTCCTCAAAATATTTCTTCAACAGATTAGCCACCACCAG GTGGAGTTGTTGATTGATAATGAAGCAGAAAAGGactatctgtatgatgttctgCGCATGTACCATCA GTCAATGGACCTGCCTGTCCTGGTTGGTGACCTGAAGCTGGTAATCAATGAGCCCAAACGCCTTCCACTGTTCGATGCTATCAGACCACTGATTCCTCTCAAACATCAGGTGCAGTACGACCAGCTCACGCCCAAGAGATCCag GAAGTTGAAGGAAGTGCGTTTGGACCGTACACACCCTGAGGGTCTGGGTTTGAGTGTTCGCGGGGGTCTGGAGTTCGGCTGTGGGCTCTTTATCTCACAGATAGTCAAGGATGGACAGGCAGGAAATGTCGGCCTGCAG GTTGGCGATGAGATCGTGCGTATTAACGGCTACTCCATCTCCTCCTGTATTCATGAGGAGGTCATCAACCTCATCAAGACCAAGAAGATTGTGTCTCTAAAAGTCCGCC ATGTAGGAATGATTCCGGCCAAGAG CTCTACTGATGACCCTCTGAAGTGGCAGTTTGTGGATCAGTTTGTGTCTGAGTCAAGG GAGAGGAAGAGCAGTGTGGCTGGTTTGGCTTCAATAGGAGGGAAAGAGATCAAGGAAAAGAAAGTATTCCTGAGTTTAGTGGGCACAAAAGGCATGGGAATCAG CATATCAAGTGGACCAACACAGAAACCAGGCATCTATGTGAGCAACGTGAAGCCAGGGTCACTTTCAGCAGAAGTGGGCTTACAG GTTGGCGACCAGAttgtggaagtcaatggggtggAATTCACCAACTTAAGCCATCAAGAT GCAGTGCGAGTGTTAAAGAGCAGCAGGAGTCTGACCATCACTGTTCTCACCGGAGCT GGAAGGGAATTTTTTATGACGGATGAGGAACAGCTTGCACTTGAATCTCGACGTGAGCTGGATAGACAGGAGTTAATGCATCAGAAGAGAGCTGCTTTAGAGTCCAACAAAATCATCAAAGAGCAACAGGAGAAAGAGCGACA GAGGAATATGGAGATATCACAGAAGGCTGCAGAAGAAGAAGAACGCTATCGTAAAGAAATGGAGAG AATTGAAGCTGCAGAGAGGAAGCACCACAAAGAGTGGGAAGAAGATTGGGGCTCCAAGGAAAAATCCAAAACTccttccccctccccctctccATCTCCCTCCCCTACACCACCCGCACGCCTCGCACCTTCACCTAAACCCAAAAACTCCA CCGATGAGGCCAGTGAACACtcagatgaagaagaagaagag GGATTTCAGAAATATGTGGATGAATTTGATCCATATTCCATG TTCACGGCTGAGCAGATGGCTGGGAAAGACGTGCGACTTTTAAGAATTAAGAAG GAAGGAAAGCTTGATCTGGCAATTGAGGGAGGGATAGATTCCCCTCTGGGAAAGATTGTGGTGTCGTCCATCTATGAGGGAGGTGCTGCAGATAAACATG GTGGGGTTGTGGAAGGTGATGAGATCATGGCTGTGAATGGAAAGATCCTGACAGATGTGACTCTGGCTGAAGGACAGACCTCTCTGACTCAGGCTTGGCACAGTGGAGGG GATTGGATCGACCTGGTGATTGCAGTTTCTCCACCGAAGGAATATGAAGATGAAGT CCCTAAAGCAGCATCAGTCAGACCCACTGCAAAGAAAAAGGTTTTCCAGGGCAGTGCCTCTGTGTACAGACAGGGCTACGTCCTACAGATGAGGTCCCCCCATCCGCCGCCCTGA
- the LOC127436189 gene encoding harmonin-like isoform X2: MERKVAREFRHKVELLIDNEAEKDYLYDVLRMYHQSMDLPVLVGDLKLVINEPKRLPLFDAIRPLIPLKHQVQYDQLTPKRSRKLKEVRLDRTHPEGLGLSVRGGLEFGCGLFISQIVKDGQAGNVGLQVGDEIVRINGYSISSCIHEEVINLIKTKKIVSLKVRHVGMIPAKSSTDDPLKWQFVDQFVSESRERKSSVAGLASIGGKEIKEKKVFLSLVGTKGMGISISSGPTQKPGIYVSNVKPGSLSAEVGLQVGDQIVEVNGVEFTNLSHQDAVRVLKSSRSLTITVLTGAGREFFMTDEEQLALESRRELDRQELMHQKRAALESNKIIKEQQEKERQRNMEISQKAAEEEERYRKEMERIEAAERKHHKEWEEDWGSKEKSKTPSPSPSPSPSPTPPARLAPSPKPKNSTDEASEHSDEEEEEGFQKYVDEFDPYSMFTAEQMAGKDVRLLRIKKEGKLDLAIEGGIDSPLGKIVVSSIYEGGAADKHGGVVEGDEIMAVNGKILTDVTLAEGQTSLTQAWHSGGDWIDLVIAVSPPKEYEDEVPKAASVRPTAKKKVFQGSASVYRQGYVLQMRSPHPPP, encoded by the exons ATGGAGCGCAAAGTGGCGAGGGAATTTCGACATAAG GTGGAGTTGTTGATTGATAATGAAGCAGAAAAGGactatctgtatgatgttctgCGCATGTACCATCA GTCAATGGACCTGCCTGTCCTGGTTGGTGACCTGAAGCTGGTAATCAATGAGCCCAAACGCCTTCCACTGTTCGATGCTATCAGACCACTGATTCCTCTCAAACATCAGGTGCAGTACGACCAGCTCACGCCCAAGAGATCCag GAAGTTGAAGGAAGTGCGTTTGGACCGTACACACCCTGAGGGTCTGGGTTTGAGTGTTCGCGGGGGTCTGGAGTTCGGCTGTGGGCTCTTTATCTCACAGATAGTCAAGGATGGACAGGCAGGAAATGTCGGCCTGCAG GTTGGCGATGAGATCGTGCGTATTAACGGCTACTCCATCTCCTCCTGTATTCATGAGGAGGTCATCAACCTCATCAAGACCAAGAAGATTGTGTCTCTAAAAGTCCGCC ATGTAGGAATGATTCCGGCCAAGAG CTCTACTGATGACCCTCTGAAGTGGCAGTTTGTGGATCAGTTTGTGTCTGAGTCAAGG GAGAGGAAGAGCAGTGTGGCTGGTTTGGCTTCAATAGGAGGGAAAGAGATCAAGGAAAAGAAAGTATTCCTGAGTTTAGTGGGCACAAAAGGCATGGGAATCAG CATATCAAGTGGACCAACACAGAAACCAGGCATCTATGTGAGCAACGTGAAGCCAGGGTCACTTTCAGCAGAAGTGGGCTTACAG GTTGGCGACCAGAttgtggaagtcaatggggtggAATTCACCAACTTAAGCCATCAAGAT GCAGTGCGAGTGTTAAAGAGCAGCAGGAGTCTGACCATCACTGTTCTCACCGGAGCT GGAAGGGAATTTTTTATGACGGATGAGGAACAGCTTGCACTTGAATCTCGACGTGAGCTGGATAGACAGGAGTTAATGCATCAGAAGAGAGCTGCTTTAGAGTCCAACAAAATCATCAAAGAGCAACAGGAGAAAGAGCGACA GAGGAATATGGAGATATCACAGAAGGCTGCAGAAGAAGAAGAACGCTATCGTAAAGAAATGGAGAG AATTGAAGCTGCAGAGAGGAAGCACCACAAAGAGTGGGAAGAAGATTGGGGCTCCAAGGAAAAATCCAAAACTccttccccctccccctctccATCTCCCTCCCCTACACCACCCGCACGCCTCGCACCTTCACCTAAACCCAAAAACTCCA CCGATGAGGCCAGTGAACACtcagatgaagaagaagaagag GGATTTCAGAAATATGTGGATGAATTTGATCCATATTCCATG TTCACGGCTGAGCAGATGGCTGGGAAAGACGTGCGACTTTTAAGAATTAAGAAG GAAGGAAAGCTTGATCTGGCAATTGAGGGAGGGATAGATTCCCCTCTGGGAAAGATTGTGGTGTCGTCCATCTATGAGGGAGGTGCTGCAGATAAACATG GTGGGGTTGTGGAAGGTGATGAGATCATGGCTGTGAATGGAAAGATCCTGACAGATGTGACTCTGGCTGAAGGACAGACCTCTCTGACTCAGGCTTGGCACAGTGGAGGG GATTGGATCGACCTGGTGATTGCAGTTTCTCCACCGAAGGAATATGAAGATGAAGT CCCTAAAGCAGCATCAGTCAGACCCACTGCAAAGAAAAAGGTTTTCCAGGGCAGTGCCTCTGTGTACAGACAGGGCTACGTCCTACAGATGAGGTCCCCCCATCCGCCGCCCTGA
- the LOC127436206 gene encoding harmonin-like, translating to MNQQNWHHITVLCSCKTYVITFALIAFGWFYRYEGKLPTLKKKGKETKKKKKASKTDTLPAEKKNKKEMEFELKLAKEKEEIHEREKQMKISRLLQEVSETEREDLEESEKVQHWVERLCQTRLEQISSVENESPEVNTKFHSRNPALC from the exons ATGAATCAACAGAATTGGCACCACATCACAGTTTTGTGTTCATGTAAGACTTATGTTATCACTTTTGCTCTCATAGCATTCGGTTGGTTCTACCGTTACGAAGGGAAGTTGCCTACACTCAAAAAG AAAGgaaaagagacaaaaaagaagaagaaggcaTCCAAGACTGACACTCTCCCAGcagagaaaaagaataaaaaagagatGGAGTTTGAGTTGAAGCTTGCAAAGGAAAAGGAAGAGATTCATGagcgtgagaaacagatgaaaatcAGCAGACTTCTGCAAGAG GtgtcagagacagagagagaagatCTAGAAGAGTCAGAGAAGGTGCAGCATTGGGTGGAGAGGCTCTGTCAAACCAGACTAGAGCAGATCTCCTCAGTGGAAAATGAGTCTCCGGAGGTAAACACCAAGTTCCACTCAAGGAATCCTGCATTGTGTTGA
- the LOC127436189 gene encoding harmonin-like isoform X3, translated as MCYIIDWPKRFLKIFLQQISHHQVELLIDNEAEKDYLYDVLRMYHQSMDLPVLVGDLKLVINEPKRLPLFDAIRPLIPLKHQVQYDQLTPKRSRKLKEVRLDRTHPEGLGLSVRGGLEFGCGLFISQIVKDGQAGNVGLQVGDEIVRINGYSISSCIHEEVINLIKTKKIVSLKVRHVGMIPAKSSTDDPLKWQFVDQFVSESRERKSSVAGLASIGGKEIKEKKVFLSLVGTKGMGISISSGPTQKPGIYVSNVKPGSLSAEVGLQVGDQIVEVNGVEFTNLSHQDAVRVLKSSRSLTITVLTGAGREFFMTDEEQLALESRRELDRQELMHQKRAALESNKIIKEQQEKERQRNMEISQKAAEEEERYRKEMERIEAAERKHHKEWEEDWGSKEKSKTPSPSPSPSPSPTPPARLAPSPKPKNSTDEASEHSDEEEEEGFQKYVDEFDPYSMFTAEQMAGKDVRLLRIKKEGKLDLAIEGGIDSPLGKIVVSSIYEGGAADKHGGVVEGDEIMAVNGKILTDVTLAEGQTSLTQAWHSGGDWIDLVIAVSPPKEYEDEVTFF; from the exons ATGTGTTACATCATTGACTGGCCAAAACGCTTCCTCAAAATATTTCTTCAACAGATTAGCCACCACCAG GTGGAGTTGTTGATTGATAATGAAGCAGAAAAGGactatctgtatgatgttctgCGCATGTACCATCA GTCAATGGACCTGCCTGTCCTGGTTGGTGACCTGAAGCTGGTAATCAATGAGCCCAAACGCCTTCCACTGTTCGATGCTATCAGACCACTGATTCCTCTCAAACATCAGGTGCAGTACGACCAGCTCACGCCCAAGAGATCCag GAAGTTGAAGGAAGTGCGTTTGGACCGTACACACCCTGAGGGTCTGGGTTTGAGTGTTCGCGGGGGTCTGGAGTTCGGCTGTGGGCTCTTTATCTCACAGATAGTCAAGGATGGACAGGCAGGAAATGTCGGCCTGCAG GTTGGCGATGAGATCGTGCGTATTAACGGCTACTCCATCTCCTCCTGTATTCATGAGGAGGTCATCAACCTCATCAAGACCAAGAAGATTGTGTCTCTAAAAGTCCGCC ATGTAGGAATGATTCCGGCCAAGAG CTCTACTGATGACCCTCTGAAGTGGCAGTTTGTGGATCAGTTTGTGTCTGAGTCAAGG GAGAGGAAGAGCAGTGTGGCTGGTTTGGCTTCAATAGGAGGGAAAGAGATCAAGGAAAAGAAAGTATTCCTGAGTTTAGTGGGCACAAAAGGCATGGGAATCAG CATATCAAGTGGACCAACACAGAAACCAGGCATCTATGTGAGCAACGTGAAGCCAGGGTCACTTTCAGCAGAAGTGGGCTTACAG GTTGGCGACCAGAttgtggaagtcaatggggtggAATTCACCAACTTAAGCCATCAAGAT GCAGTGCGAGTGTTAAAGAGCAGCAGGAGTCTGACCATCACTGTTCTCACCGGAGCT GGAAGGGAATTTTTTATGACGGATGAGGAACAGCTTGCACTTGAATCTCGACGTGAGCTGGATAGACAGGAGTTAATGCATCAGAAGAGAGCTGCTTTAGAGTCCAACAAAATCATCAAAGAGCAACAGGAGAAAGAGCGACA GAGGAATATGGAGATATCACAGAAGGCTGCAGAAGAAGAAGAACGCTATCGTAAAGAAATGGAGAG AATTGAAGCTGCAGAGAGGAAGCACCACAAAGAGTGGGAAGAAGATTGGGGCTCCAAGGAAAAATCCAAAACTccttccccctccccctctccATCTCCCTCCCCTACACCACCCGCACGCCTCGCACCTTCACCTAAACCCAAAAACTCCA CCGATGAGGCCAGTGAACACtcagatgaagaagaagaagag GGATTTCAGAAATATGTGGATGAATTTGATCCATATTCCATG TTCACGGCTGAGCAGATGGCTGGGAAAGACGTGCGACTTTTAAGAATTAAGAAG GAAGGAAAGCTTGATCTGGCAATTGAGGGAGGGATAGATTCCCCTCTGGGAAAGATTGTGGTGTCGTCCATCTATGAGGGAGGTGCTGCAGATAAACATG GTGGGGTTGTGGAAGGTGATGAGATCATGGCTGTGAATGGAAAGATCCTGACAGATGTGACTCTGGCTGAAGGACAGACCTCTCTGACTCAGGCTTGGCACAGTGGAGGG GATTGGATCGACCTGGTGATTGCAGTTTCTCCACCGAAGGAATATGAAGATGAAGT GACGTTCTTTTAA